A genomic region of Denticeps clupeoides chromosome 17, fDenClu1.1, whole genome shotgun sequence contains the following coding sequences:
- the tjp1b gene encoding tight junction protein ZO-1 isoform X13, with protein MSGRAASNKSAAMEETVIWEQHTVTLHRAPGFGFGIAISGGRDNPHFQSGETSIVISDVLKGGPAEGLLQENDRVVMVNAVSMDNVDHAYAVQQLRKSGKNAKITIRRKRKVQVPMGRLGERETMSEHDEDEDSYEDEIYDVRSARSGPSAYSGGGTGRRSGRGERISGRRDRERSGSRERSLSPRSDRRSVTSNPPRPAKVTLIKSRKNEAEYGLRLASHIFVKDISPESLAARDGNIQEGDVVLKINGTVTENLSLIDAKKLIERSKGKLKMVVQRDERATLLNIPDLDDSIPSANASDRDDISDIHSVGSDHSNRSHERRRRSRSHSPDRRSEPSDHSRHSPPQISNGSWRIWASGPSIRRIFPLHRSRDEECIAKPLPIPMPGKMVEDVAKQEQAGAREEKQLPPLPEPKPVYAQPGQPDVDLPVSPSDAPVPSATHDDGILRPSMKLVKFKKGESVGLRLAGGNDVGIFVAGVLDDSPAAKEGLEEGDQILRVNNVDFANIIREEAVLFLLDLPKGEEVTILAQKKKDVYRRIVESDVGDSFYIRTHFEYEKESPYGLSFNKGEVFRVVDTLYNGKLGSWLAIRIGKNHQEVERGIIPNKNRAEQLSSVQYTLPKTPGGDRADFWRFRGLRSSKRNLRKSREDLSAQPVQTKFPAYERVVLREAGFLRPVVIFGPIADVAREKLSREETDLFELAKSEPRDAGTDQRSSGIIRLHTIKQIIDRDKHAVLDITPNAVDRLNYAQWYPIVVFLNPDSKQGVKNMRTRLCPESRKSARKLYERALKLRKNNHHLFTTTINMNNMNDGWYGALKETIQQQQNQLVWVSEGKADGAPEDDLDIHDDRLSYLSAPGSEYSMYSTDSRHTSDYEDTDTEGGAYTDQELDETLNDEVGLPSEPAITRSSEPVREDPPVIQNAQGYPGYQHSVSQPEPANRIDPAGFKLPVPQQQAEAAVASPSLPSPAATSPEEPAGTPQADSLNSPVPDPEPQPEPELAQPPTHDPHQSLPTGPEPQMYKKELYSVDEPVRVNHVVKPPPSQQQPSQAALPSTPYGHQPVYQDKQPYREYDHPPYGYDSGGYPQPKPHNYDSHMHYDNRVPHYNEQWPQYDQQPAPQPPLPGPNYPQGHQPPPMSFDPQSPYEDGPRRDYSPSQPRYDDNVVGYDGRSRHGKLGPMRYDEPPPPPPPAAYDAHSPYEPEPHGVQVNAARSPDPKQYYPDPAVRPSYNPGPPNRGYKPGPHEPLMNSDPPAPPPKPEGLLSPGEPPHPAASKPLPPPPRDDTDEDPAMKPQSVLNRVKMFENKRSVSVDRAKDVGDTAAVRPVDLPKPVTAPGPVLKANSLNNLEQEKTSYRAPEPQKPQTKPADDVVRSNHYDPDEDEEYYRKQLSYFDRRSFDNKAMNQPNAVMNRFQEMPKPNPPQLGYPYPRSESVEKVSPVEKRFEPAPQVNPAPTQYGQTVPAVPPPSLPKLNNTEVNSMADSYNTPKPDLSTLRPPNRVDAVQGNYLPQKSPVNGTDAPPKTLGVPTSYNRYVPKPYTSSARPFERKFESPKFNHNLLPNDTQIKPSMVNNNPKPQISPQPVDHDSGLDTFTRTMDNRPKYQHNINTLPKAIPVSPSALEDDEDDGHTVVATARGIFNCNGGVLSSIETGVSIIIPQGAIPESVEQEIYFKVCRDNSILPPLDKEKGETLLSPLVMCGPHGLKFQKPVELRLPHCASMTPDGWSFALKSSDSSSGDPKTWQNKSLPGDPNYLVGANCVSVLIDHF; from the exons aGTGCAGCAATGGAGGAAACAGTAATATGGGAACAACACACAGTAACTCTTCACAGG GCACCAGGATTTGGGTTTGGTATTGCCATCTCAGGAGGGCGGGATAACCCTCATTTTCAGAGTGGTGAAACCTCCATCGTCATCTCAGATGTCCTGAAGGGAGGCCCTGCCGAGGGGCTGTTGCA GGAGAATGACAGGGTTGTGATGGTCAACGCTGTCTCCATGGATAATGTGGATCATGCTTATGCAGTGCAGCAGCTTAGGAAAAGTGGGAAGAATGCAAAAATT ACCATCAGAAGGAAACGGAAGGTTCAGGTGCCCATGGGCCGACTGGGTGAGAGGGAGACCATGTCGGAacatgatgaagatgaggacAGCTACGAGGACGAGATCTATGATGTCCGCAGCGCTCGCAGCGGGCCGAGCGCATACAGCGGGGGTGGGACAGGCAGGCGTAGTGGCCGCGGCGAACGCATTAGTGGCAGGCGTGATCGGGAACGCAGCGGCTCCAGAGAGAGGAGCCTGTCCCCTCGCTCCGATCGCCGGTCGGTCACATCCAACCCCCCACGCCCCGCCAAGGTCACCCTCATCAAATCCCGGAAGAATGAAG CAGAATATGGCCTTCGCCTGGCCAGCCACATCTTTGTGAAGGACATCTCTCCCGAGAGCCTGGCTGCCAGAGACGGAAACATCCAGGAGGGAGATGTAGTGCTGAAG ATAAATGGCACAGTTACAGAGAATCTGTCTCTGATAGATGCCAAGAAGTTGATTGAAAGGTCAAAGGGCAAGCTGAAGATGGTGGTGCAGAGGGATGAAAGAGCCACGCTGCTCAACATCCCAGACCTGGATGACAGCATCCCCTCCGCCAATGCTTCCGACAGAGATG ACATTTCAGATATTCACTCAGTAGGCTCCGATCACTCCAACCGATCTCATGAGCGGCGTCGTAGGAGCCGCTCCCACTCCCCAGACAGACGTTCTGAGCCGTCTGACCACTCAAGACACTCCCCACCACAAATCAGCAATGGGAG TTGGAGAATTTG GGCTTCAGGGCCGTCCATACGCAGAATATTCCCTCT CCATAGAAGTCGTGATGAGGAATGCATCGCCAAGCCCTTACCGATCCCCATGCCTGGTAAAATGGTGGAGGATGTGGCCAAGCAGGAGCAGGCAGGAGCCAGAGAGGAGAAACAGCTCCCCCCTCTGCCAG AACCTAAGCCTGTCTATGCCCAACCTGGCCAGCCCGATGTGGATCTACCCGTCAGTCCCTCTGACGCTCCGGTACCCAGTGCTACTCATGATGATGGCATCCTGCG GCCAAGTATGAAGCTGGTGAAGTTTAAGAAAGGAGAGAGTGTTGGGCTGAGGCTGGCAGGCGGGAACGACGTTGGCATCTTCGTGGCGGGGGTGTTGGATGATAGCCCTGCTGCAAAAGAGGGCCTGGAGGAGGGGGACCAGATTCTCAGG GTAAATAATGTAGACTTTGCAAACATAATACGAGAAGAAGCAGTTCTGTTCTTGCTGGATCTGCCTAAAGGGGAGGAAGTTACCATTTTAGCCCAGAAAAAGAAGGATG TTTATCGACGGATTGTGGAGTCAGACGTGGGCGACTCTTTTTACATCCGAACCCACTTTGAGTATGAGAAGGAGTCTCCGTACGGCCTCAGCTTCAACAAGGGCGAGGTGTTCCGAGTTGTGGACACCCTCTACAATGGCAAACTGGGCTCCTGGCTGGCCATCCGCATTGGCAAGAACCACCAAGAGGTGGAGCGGGGTATAATCCCCAATAAGAACAG GGCAGAACAGCTGTCCAGTGTGCAGTACACCCTGCCCAAAACGCCGGGTGGCGACCGGGCAGACTTCTGGAGGTTCCGAGGCCTGCGCAGCTCCAAAAGGAACCTGAGGAAGAGTCGAGAGGACCTGTCTGCTCAGCCCGTACAGACCAAATTCCCAGCCTATGAGCGAGTCGTGCTGAGAGAGG CTGGCTTCCTGAGGCCTGTGGTGATTTTTGGGCCCATTGCTGACGTGGCCCGAGAGAAACTCTCCAGAGAGGAGACGGATCTGTTTGAGCTTGCAA AGAGTGAACCCAGAGATGCAGGAACAGACCAGCGCAGTTCTGGAATCATCCGTCTCCACACCATTAAACAGATCATTGACCGA GATAAGCATGCAGTGCTGGACATCACCCCAAATGCAGTAGACCGACTGAATTACGCCCAGTGGTACCCCATTGTGGTGTTCCTCAACCCGGACAGCAAGCAGGGAGTGAAGAACATGAGGACCAGACTGTGCCCTGAGTCCAGAAAGAGCGCCAGGAAGCTGTATGAGCGCGCTCTGAAACTGAGGAAGAACAACCACCACCTCTTCACTA CTACCATCAACATGAACAACATGAACGACGGGTGGTACGGTGCTCTGAAAGAGAccatccagcagcagcagaaccagcTGGTCTGGGTTTCAGAAGGAAAG GCGGATGGGGCCCCAGAAGATGACCTGGATATCCATGACGACCGTCTCTCCTACCTCTCGGCTCCGGGCAGCGAGTACTCCATGTACAGCACCGACAGCCGCCACACGTCTGACTATGAGGACACAGACACGGAAGGCGGAGCCTACACGGATCAGGAGCTGGACGAGACTCTGAACGACGAGGTGGGGCTTCCCAGTGAGCCTGCCATCACCCGCTCTTCCGAGCCAGTGCGCGAGGACCCACCCGTCATTCAGAACGCGCAGGGCTACCCGGGGTACCAGCACTCTGTGTCTCAGCCAGAACCCGCTAACCGCATTGACCCTGCCGGGTTCAAGTTGCCTGTTCCACAGCAG CAGGCTGAGGCAGCTGTGGCCTCGCCCTCCCTCCCCTCGCCAGCGGCCACGAGCCCAGAGGAGCCAGCTGGCACCCCTCAGGCCGACTCCCTTAACAGCCCCGTCCCCGATCCCGAGCCCCAGCCCGAACCTGAGCTCGCGCAACCCCCAACACACGACCCCCACCAGTCGCTTCCAACCGGTCCAGAACCACAG ATGTATAAGAAGGAGCTGTACAGTGTGGACGAGCCAGTGAGGGTGAACCATGTAGTGAAGCCTCCGCCATCGCAACAGCAACCATCTCAAGCGGCCCTGCCATCCACACCATATGGTCACCAGCCTGTGTACCAGGACAAACAGCCATACAGAGAATATGACCACCCGCCTTATGGCTACGACAGTGGTGGCTACCCCCAACCAAAGCCTCACAACTACGATTCTCACATGCACTACGACAACCGTGTGCCTCACTACAATGAGCAGTGGCCCCAATATGACCAGCAACCCGCACCCCAGCCACCGCTACCGGGGCCCAACTACCCTCAGGGCCACCAGCCTCCCCCTATGAGCTTTGACCCACAATCTCCATATGAAGATGGCCCAAGGAGAGACTACAGCCCTTCTCAGCCTCGTTATGATGACAATGTTGTGGGCTACGATGGGCGGTCACGTCACGGCAAACTGGGGCCCATGCGTTATGATGAGCCGCCTCCCCCGCCTCCTCCGGCTGCTTATGATGCCCACTCCCCGTATGAGCCTGAGCCGCATGGGGTGCAGGTCAATGCTGCTCGCTCCCCAGACCCAAAGCAGTACTACCCTGATCCTGCGGTGAGACCATCCTATAATCCTGGACCTCCAAACCGGGGCTATAAGCCGGGACCACATGAACCGCTGATGAATTCAGATCCCCCAGCCCCACCTCCTAAACCCGAGGGGCTGCTTTCTCCGGGGGAACCGCCACATCCAGCAGCTTCCAAACCCCTGCCCCCTCCCCCCAGGGACGATACAGATGAGGACCCAGCCATGAAGCCCCAGTCTGTGTTAAACAGAGTTAAGATGTTTGAAAATAAGCGCTCGGTTTCTGTGGACCGCGCCAAGGATGTAGGAGACACTGCAGCTGTCAGG CCTGTAGATCTCCCCAAACCAGTTACAGCACCCGGACCTGTCCTCAAAGCCAATTCCCTCAACAACCTGGAGCAGGAGAAGACTTCATACAG AGCACCAGAGCCTCAGAAACCCCAGACCAAGCCAGCTGATGATGTGGTTCGCTCCAACCACTACGAtcctgatgaagatgaggagtACTATAGGAAACAACTGTCTTATTTTGATCGCAGGAGTTTTGACAACAAAGCAATGAATCAGCCCAACGCTGTCATGAACCGCTTCCAAGAAATGCCTAAACCCAATCCACCTCAGTTAGGCTATCCCTAcccaag GAGTGAGTCTGTAGAGAAGGTGAGCCCTGTGGAGAAGAGGTTTGAGCCAGCACCCCAGGTCAACCCTGCGCCCACCCAGTACGGCCAGACAGTACCTGCTGTgccacctccctccctccccaagCTCAACAACACAGAGG TAAACTCCATGGCTGACTCCTACAACACACCCAAACCAGACCTTTCCACTCTACGACCCCCAAATCGTGTGGATGCAGTACAGGGCAACTACTTGCCCCAGAAGTCCCCTGTCAATGGCACTGATGCCCCACCTAAAACTCTGGGCGTCCCCACGAGCTACAACCGCTACGTCCCCAAGCCTTACACCAGCTCCGCTCGGCCCTTTGAACGCAAGTTTGAGAGTCCCAAGTTCAACCACAACCTGCTGCCCAACGACACCCAGATCAAGCCCAGCATGGTGAACAACAACCCCAAACCTCAGATCTCACCTCAGCCTGTGGACCACGACAGCGGCCTGGACACCTTCACACGCACCATGGACAACCGCCCCAAGTACCAGCACAACATCAACACCTTGCCCAAGGCCATCCCTGTCAG CCCAAGTGCACTCGAGGATGATGAAGACGACGGACACACCGTGGTTGCCACGGCGAGGGGCATCTTTAACTGTAATGGTGGTGTGCTGAGCTCTATAGAGACGGGAGTCAGCATCATCATCCCCCAGGGAGCCATCCCTGAAAGCGTGGAGCAGGAGATCTACTTCAAAGTGTGCAGAGACAACAGCATCCTACCCCCTCTGGACAAGGAGAAAG
- the tjp1b gene encoding tight junction protein ZO-1 isoform X12 — translation MLTEAGGMQYNIRNMTYPKHHQKFPPDSEEGSNTEESSVSTAQGKPSLRRIKGRIHRSKSLDSIDLLESNSAAMEETVIWEQHTVTLHRAPGFGFGIAISGGRDNPHFQSGETSIVISDVLKGGPAEGLLQENDRVVMVNAVSMDNVDHAYAVQQLRKSGKNAKITIRRKRKVQVPMGRLGERETMSEHDEDEDSYEDEIYDVRSARSGPSAYSGGGTGRRSGRGERISGRRDRERSGSRERSLSPRSDRRSVTSNPPRPAKVTLIKSRKNEAEYGLRLASHIFVKDISPESLAARDGNIQEGDVVLKINGTVTENLSLIDAKKLIERSKGKLKMVVQRDERATLLNIPDLDDSIPSANASDRDDISDIHSVGSDHSNRSHERRRRSRSHSPDRRSEPSDHSRHSPPQISNGSWRIWASGPSIRRIFPLHRSRDEECIAKPLPIPMPGKMVEDVAKQEQAGAREEKQLPPLPEPKPVYAQPGQPDVDLPVSPSDAPVPSATHDDGILRPSMKLVKFKKGESVGLRLAGGNDVGIFVAGVLDDSPAAKEGLEEGDQILRVNNVDFANIIREEAVLFLLDLPKGEEVTILAQKKKDVYRRIVESDVGDSFYIRTHFEYEKESPYGLSFNKGEVFRVVDTLYNGKLGSWLAIRIGKNHQEVERGIIPNKNRAEQLSSVQYTLPKTPGGDRADFWRFRGLRSSKRNLRKSREDLSAQPVQTKFPAYERVVLREAGFLRPVVIFGPIADVAREKLSREETDLFELAKSEPRDAGTDQRSSGIIRLHTIKQIIDRDKHAVLDITPNAVDRLNYAQWYPIVVFLNPDSKQGVKNMRTRLCPESRKSARKLYERALKLRKNNHHLFTTTINMNNMNDGWYGALKETIQQQQNQLVWVSEGKADGAPEDDLDIHDDRLSYLSAPGSEYSMYSTDSRHTSDYEDTDTEGGAYTDQELDETLNDEVGLPSEPAITRSSEPVREDPPVIQNAQGYPGYQHSVSQPEPANRIDPAGFKLPVPQQQAEAAVASPSLPSPAATSPEEPAGTPQADSLNSPVPDPEPQPEPELAQPPTHDPHQSLPTGPEPQMYKKELYSVDEPVRVNHVVKPPPSQQQPSQAALPSTPYGHQPVYQDKQPYREYDHPPYGYDSGGYPQPKPHNYDSHMHYDNRVPHYNEQWPQYDQQPAPQPPLPGPNYPQGHQPPPMSFDPQSPYEDGPRRDYSPSQPRYDDNVVGYDGRSRHGKLGPMRYDEPPPPPPPAAYDAHSPYEPEPHGVQVNAARSPDPKQYYPDPAVRPSYNPGPPNRGYKPGPHEPLMNSDPPAPPPKPEGLLSPGEPPHPAASKPLPPPPRDDTDEDPAMKPQSVLNRVKMFENKRSVSVDRAKDVGDTAAVRPVDLPKPVTAPGPVLKANSLNNLEQEKTSYRAPEPQKPQTKPADDVVRSNHYDPDEDEEYYRKQLSYFDRRSFDNKAMNQPNAVMNRFQEMPKPNPPQLGYPYPRSESVEKVSPVEKRFEPAPQVNPAPTQYGQTVPAVPPPSLPKLNNTEVNSMADSYNTPKPDLSTLRPPNRVDAVQGNYLPQKSPVNGTDAPPKTLGVPTSYNRYVPKPYTSSARPFERKFESPKFNHNLLPNDTQIKPSMVNNNPKPQISPQPVDHDSGLDTFTRTMDNRPKYQHNINTLPKAIPVSPSALEDDEDDGHTVVATARGIFNCNGGVLSSIETGVSIIIPQGAIPESVEQEIYFKVCRDNSILPPLDKEKGETLLSPLVMCGPHGLKFQKPVELRLPHCASMTPDGWSFALKSSDSSSGDPKTWQNKSLPGDPNYLVGANCVSVLIDHF, via the exons aGTGCAGCAATGGAGGAAACAGTAATATGGGAACAACACACAGTAACTCTTCACAGG GCACCAGGATTTGGGTTTGGTATTGCCATCTCAGGAGGGCGGGATAACCCTCATTTTCAGAGTGGTGAAACCTCCATCGTCATCTCAGATGTCCTGAAGGGAGGCCCTGCCGAGGGGCTGTTGCA GGAGAATGACAGGGTTGTGATGGTCAACGCTGTCTCCATGGATAATGTGGATCATGCTTATGCAGTGCAGCAGCTTAGGAAAAGTGGGAAGAATGCAAAAATT ACCATCAGAAGGAAACGGAAGGTTCAGGTGCCCATGGGCCGACTGGGTGAGAGGGAGACCATGTCGGAacatgatgaagatgaggacAGCTACGAGGACGAGATCTATGATGTCCGCAGCGCTCGCAGCGGGCCGAGCGCATACAGCGGGGGTGGGACAGGCAGGCGTAGTGGCCGCGGCGAACGCATTAGTGGCAGGCGTGATCGGGAACGCAGCGGCTCCAGAGAGAGGAGCCTGTCCCCTCGCTCCGATCGCCGGTCGGTCACATCCAACCCCCCACGCCCCGCCAAGGTCACCCTCATCAAATCCCGGAAGAATGAAG CAGAATATGGCCTTCGCCTGGCCAGCCACATCTTTGTGAAGGACATCTCTCCCGAGAGCCTGGCTGCCAGAGACGGAAACATCCAGGAGGGAGATGTAGTGCTGAAG ATAAATGGCACAGTTACAGAGAATCTGTCTCTGATAGATGCCAAGAAGTTGATTGAAAGGTCAAAGGGCAAGCTGAAGATGGTGGTGCAGAGGGATGAAAGAGCCACGCTGCTCAACATCCCAGACCTGGATGACAGCATCCCCTCCGCCAATGCTTCCGACAGAGATG ACATTTCAGATATTCACTCAGTAGGCTCCGATCACTCCAACCGATCTCATGAGCGGCGTCGTAGGAGCCGCTCCCACTCCCCAGACAGACGTTCTGAGCCGTCTGACCACTCAAGACACTCCCCACCACAAATCAGCAATGGGAG TTGGAGAATTTG GGCTTCAGGGCCGTCCATACGCAGAATATTCCCTCT CCATAGAAGTCGTGATGAGGAATGCATCGCCAAGCCCTTACCGATCCCCATGCCTGGTAAAATGGTGGAGGATGTGGCCAAGCAGGAGCAGGCAGGAGCCAGAGAGGAGAAACAGCTCCCCCCTCTGCCAG AACCTAAGCCTGTCTATGCCCAACCTGGCCAGCCCGATGTGGATCTACCCGTCAGTCCCTCTGACGCTCCGGTACCCAGTGCTACTCATGATGATGGCATCCTGCG GCCAAGTATGAAGCTGGTGAAGTTTAAGAAAGGAGAGAGTGTTGGGCTGAGGCTGGCAGGCGGGAACGACGTTGGCATCTTCGTGGCGGGGGTGTTGGATGATAGCCCTGCTGCAAAAGAGGGCCTGGAGGAGGGGGACCAGATTCTCAGG GTAAATAATGTAGACTTTGCAAACATAATACGAGAAGAAGCAGTTCTGTTCTTGCTGGATCTGCCTAAAGGGGAGGAAGTTACCATTTTAGCCCAGAAAAAGAAGGATG TTTATCGACGGATTGTGGAGTCAGACGTGGGCGACTCTTTTTACATCCGAACCCACTTTGAGTATGAGAAGGAGTCTCCGTACGGCCTCAGCTTCAACAAGGGCGAGGTGTTCCGAGTTGTGGACACCCTCTACAATGGCAAACTGGGCTCCTGGCTGGCCATCCGCATTGGCAAGAACCACCAAGAGGTGGAGCGGGGTATAATCCCCAATAAGAACAG GGCAGAACAGCTGTCCAGTGTGCAGTACACCCTGCCCAAAACGCCGGGTGGCGACCGGGCAGACTTCTGGAGGTTCCGAGGCCTGCGCAGCTCCAAAAGGAACCTGAGGAAGAGTCGAGAGGACCTGTCTGCTCAGCCCGTACAGACCAAATTCCCAGCCTATGAGCGAGTCGTGCTGAGAGAGG CTGGCTTCCTGAGGCCTGTGGTGATTTTTGGGCCCATTGCTGACGTGGCCCGAGAGAAACTCTCCAGAGAGGAGACGGATCTGTTTGAGCTTGCAA AGAGTGAACCCAGAGATGCAGGAACAGACCAGCGCAGTTCTGGAATCATCCGTCTCCACACCATTAAACAGATCATTGACCGA GATAAGCATGCAGTGCTGGACATCACCCCAAATGCAGTAGACCGACTGAATTACGCCCAGTGGTACCCCATTGTGGTGTTCCTCAACCCGGACAGCAAGCAGGGAGTGAAGAACATGAGGACCAGACTGTGCCCTGAGTCCAGAAAGAGCGCCAGGAAGCTGTATGAGCGCGCTCTGAAACTGAGGAAGAACAACCACCACCTCTTCACTA CTACCATCAACATGAACAACATGAACGACGGGTGGTACGGTGCTCTGAAAGAGAccatccagcagcagcagaaccagcTGGTCTGGGTTTCAGAAGGAAAG GCGGATGGGGCCCCAGAAGATGACCTGGATATCCATGACGACCGTCTCTCCTACCTCTCGGCTCCGGGCAGCGAGTACTCCATGTACAGCACCGACAGCCGCCACACGTCTGACTATGAGGACACAGACACGGAAGGCGGAGCCTACACGGATCAGGAGCTGGACGAGACTCTGAACGACGAGGTGGGGCTTCCCAGTGAGCCTGCCATCACCCGCTCTTCCGAGCCAGTGCGCGAGGACCCACCCGTCATTCAGAACGCGCAGGGCTACCCGGGGTACCAGCACTCTGTGTCTCAGCCAGAACCCGCTAACCGCATTGACCCTGCCGGGTTCAAGTTGCCTGTTCCACAGCAG CAGGCTGAGGCAGCTGTGGCCTCGCCCTCCCTCCCCTCGCCAGCGGCCACGAGCCCAGAGGAGCCAGCTGGCACCCCTCAGGCCGACTCCCTTAACAGCCCCGTCCCCGATCCCGAGCCCCAGCCCGAACCTGAGCTCGCGCAACCCCCAACACACGACCCCCACCAGTCGCTTCCAACCGGTCCAGAACCACAG ATGTATAAGAAGGAGCTGTACAGTGTGGACGAGCCAGTGAGGGTGAACCATGTAGTGAAGCCTCCGCCATCGCAACAGCAACCATCTCAAGCGGCCCTGCCATCCACACCATATGGTCACCAGCCTGTGTACCAGGACAAACAGCCATACAGAGAATATGACCACCCGCCTTATGGCTACGACAGTGGTGGCTACCCCCAACCAAAGCCTCACAACTACGATTCTCACATGCACTACGACAACCGTGTGCCTCACTACAATGAGCAGTGGCCCCAATATGACCAGCAACCCGCACCCCAGCCACCGCTACCGGGGCCCAACTACCCTCAGGGCCACCAGCCTCCCCCTATGAGCTTTGACCCACAATCTCCATATGAAGATGGCCCAAGGAGAGACTACAGCCCTTCTCAGCCTCGTTATGATGACAATGTTGTGGGCTACGATGGGCGGTCACGTCACGGCAAACTGGGGCCCATGCGTTATGATGAGCCGCCTCCCCCGCCTCCTCCGGCTGCTTATGATGCCCACTCCCCGTATGAGCCTGAGCCGCATGGGGTGCAGGTCAATGCTGCTCGCTCCCCAGACCCAAAGCAGTACTACCCTGATCCTGCGGTGAGACCATCCTATAATCCTGGACCTCCAAACCGGGGCTATAAGCCGGGACCACATGAACCGCTGATGAATTCAGATCCCCCAGCCCCACCTCCTAAACCCGAGGGGCTGCTTTCTCCGGGGGAACCGCCACATCCAGCAGCTTCCAAACCCCTGCCCCCTCCCCCCAGGGACGATACAGATGAGGACCCAGCCATGAAGCCCCAGTCTGTGTTAAACAGAGTTAAGATGTTTGAAAATAAGCGCTCGGTTTCTGTGGACCGCGCCAAGGATGTAGGAGACACTGCAGCTGTCAGG CCTGTAGATCTCCCCAAACCAGTTACAGCACCCGGACCTGTCCTCAAAGCCAATTCCCTCAACAACCTGGAGCAGGAGAAGACTTCATACAG AGCACCAGAGCCTCAGAAACCCCAGACCAAGCCAGCTGATGATGTGGTTCGCTCCAACCACTACGAtcctgatgaagatgaggagtACTATAGGAAACAACTGTCTTATTTTGATCGCAGGAGTTTTGACAACAAAGCAATGAATCAGCCCAACGCTGTCATGAACCGCTTCCAAGAAATGCCTAAACCCAATCCACCTCAGTTAGGCTATCCCTAcccaag GAGTGAGTCTGTAGAGAAGGTGAGCCCTGTGGAGAAGAGGTTTGAGCCAGCACCCCAGGTCAACCCTGCGCCCACCCAGTACGGCCAGACAGTACCTGCTGTgccacctccctccctccccaagCTCAACAACACAGAGG TAAACTCCATGGCTGACTCCTACAACACACCCAAACCAGACCTTTCCACTCTACGACCCCCAAATCGTGTGGATGCAGTACAGGGCAACTACTTGCCCCAGAAGTCCCCTGTCAATGGCACTGATGCCCCACCTAAAACTCTGGGCGTCCCCACGAGCTACAACCGCTACGTCCCCAAGCCTTACACCAGCTCCGCTCGGCCCTTTGAACGCAAGTTTGAGAGTCCCAAGTTCAACCACAACCTGCTGCCCAACGACACCCAGATCAAGCCCAGCATGGTGAACAACAACCCCAAACCTCAGATCTCACCTCAGCCTGTGGACCACGACAGCGGCCTGGACACCTTCACACGCACCATGGACAACCGCCCCAAGTACCAGCACAACATCAACACCTTGCCCAAGGCCATCCCTGTCAG CCCAAGTGCACTCGAGGATGATGAAGACGACGGACACACCGTGGTTGCCACGGCGAGGGGCATCTTTAACTGTAATGGTGGTGTGCTGAGCTCTATAGAGACGGGAGTCAGCATCATCATCCCCCAGGGAGCCATCCCTGAAAGCGTGGAGCAGGAGATCTACTTCAAAGTGTGCAGAGACAACAGCATCCTACCCCCTCTGGACAAGGAGAAAG